A genome region from Bufo gargarizans isolate SCDJY-AF-19 chromosome 2, ASM1485885v1, whole genome shotgun sequence includes the following:
- the LOC122929304 gene encoding beta-1,3-galactosyltransferase 2-like isoform X2 produces MASDYLLVPTIKSEPEPIGGSSVTLVGGIMIRRLNTWRLFKSGVISFICFTLFYMFDGLNIMLDTWMQFQHHVHLHSFTSHIIILTSSPSATNHSQVYPYPHPYRFLINQPRKCLTRNPFLLLLVIGESQDVKARDTIRMTWGNVSNYRDVDVMMLFLVGKSPVMTGAIQRLLEEESTIYEDIVQQDFLDTYQNLTLKTLMGMEWVTDFCPNVFYVMKVDNDVFLNVNYLVHQLLHPDLPPRTNYLTGFIVRHAEPVRNKESKWYISEEVYPGDTYPPYPLGAAYVFSGDMAQKIYKVAQEIRVFGIEDAFIGICLYKLNILPTNTPRNMFNGRKIDYHPYTFCNLVTVHNYKDNDLIQVWQQLWRNGVFVC; encoded by the exons ATGGCAAGTGATTATCTTCTGGTGCCCACTATTAAATCAGAACCAGAGCCCATTGGTGGATCCTCTGTTACTCTAGTGG GAGGCATCATGATAAGAAGACTAAACACTTGGAGACTCTTTAAATCAGGTGTCATATCTTTCATATGTTTCACATTGTTTTACATGTTTGATGGACTCAACATCATGTTGGACACATGGATGCAGTTCCAACATCATGTCCATCTCCATTCCTTCACAAGTCATATCATTATCCTGACCTCTTCACCCTCTGCCACAAATCACTCGCAAGTTTATCCTTATCCACATCCTTACAGGTTTCTAATTAACCAACCCAGAAAATGTCTGACACGGAATCCATTCCTACTTCTCCTGGTGATCGGAGAAAGTCAGGATGTGAAAGCTAGAGACACCATACGGATGACTTGGGGAAATGTAAGCAACTATAGAGATGTGGACGTTATGATGCTCTTCTTGGTTGGCAAATCTCCTGTTATGACTGGGGCCATACAGAGGCTCCTTGAAGAGGAAAGTACCATTTATGAGGACATTGTTCAGCAGGACTTCCTGGATACCTATCAAAATCTAACTCTGAAAACTTTAATGGGTATGGAGTGGGTGACAGATTTTTGCCCTAATGTCTTCTATGTGATGAAGGTGGACAATGATGTCTTTCTCAATGTCAACTATTTGGTCCACCAACTTCTCCATCCAGATCTTCCGCCTCGTACTAATTATCTAACTGGGTTCATTGTACGCCATGCAGAACCTGTACGGAACAAAGAAAGCAAATGGTACATATCTGAGGAAGTTTACCCTGGGGACACATACCCACCATACCCTTTAGGTGCAGCATACGTGTTCTCAGGAGATATGGCCCAAAAGATCTACAAAGTAGCTCAAGAAATCAGAGTCTTTGGCATCGAAGATGCTTTTATTGGCATTTGTTTGTACAAACTGAATATTTTACCTACAAACACACCAAGAAATATGTTTAATGGTCGCAAGATCGATTATCATCCCTATACGTTTTGTAATCTGGTCACGGTTCACAATTATAAGGATAATGACTTGATACAAGTTTGGCAACAGTTGTGGAGAAATGGGGTGTTTGTGTGTTAA
- the LOC122929304 gene encoding beta-1,3-galactosyltransferase 2-like isoform X1 has protein sequence MRSWTTSFFFGLHLYTVKSGLGQSFRESSKGGIMIRRLNTWRLFKSGVISFICFTLFYMFDGLNIMLDTWMQFQHHVHLHSFTSHIIILTSSPSATNHSQVYPYPHPYRFLINQPRKCLTRNPFLLLLVIGESQDVKARDTIRMTWGNVSNYRDVDVMMLFLVGKSPVMTGAIQRLLEEESTIYEDIVQQDFLDTYQNLTLKTLMGMEWVTDFCPNVFYVMKVDNDVFLNVNYLVHQLLHPDLPPRTNYLTGFIVRHAEPVRNKESKWYISEEVYPGDTYPPYPLGAAYVFSGDMAQKIYKVAQEIRVFGIEDAFIGICLYKLNILPTNTPRNMFNGRKIDYHPYTFCNLVTVHNYKDNDLIQVWQQLWRNGVFVC, from the coding sequence GAGGCATCATGATAAGAAGACTAAACACTTGGAGACTCTTTAAATCAGGTGTCATATCTTTCATATGTTTCACATTGTTTTACATGTTTGATGGACTCAACATCATGTTGGACACATGGATGCAGTTCCAACATCATGTCCATCTCCATTCCTTCACAAGTCATATCATTATCCTGACCTCTTCACCCTCTGCCACAAATCACTCGCAAGTTTATCCTTATCCACATCCTTACAGGTTTCTAATTAACCAACCCAGAAAATGTCTGACACGGAATCCATTCCTACTTCTCCTGGTGATCGGAGAAAGTCAGGATGTGAAAGCTAGAGACACCATACGGATGACTTGGGGAAATGTAAGCAACTATAGAGATGTGGACGTTATGATGCTCTTCTTGGTTGGCAAATCTCCTGTTATGACTGGGGCCATACAGAGGCTCCTTGAAGAGGAAAGTACCATTTATGAGGACATTGTTCAGCAGGACTTCCTGGATACCTATCAAAATCTAACTCTGAAAACTTTAATGGGTATGGAGTGGGTGACAGATTTTTGCCCTAATGTCTTCTATGTGATGAAGGTGGACAATGATGTCTTTCTCAATGTCAACTATTTGGTCCACCAACTTCTCCATCCAGATCTTCCGCCTCGTACTAATTATCTAACTGGGTTCATTGTACGCCATGCAGAACCTGTACGGAACAAAGAAAGCAAATGGTACATATCTGAGGAAGTTTACCCTGGGGACACATACCCACCATACCCTTTAGGTGCAGCATACGTGTTCTCAGGAGATATGGCCCAAAAGATCTACAAAGTAGCTCAAGAAATCAGAGTCTTTGGCATCGAAGATGCTTTTATTGGCATTTGTTTGTACAAACTGAATATTTTACCTACAAACACACCAAGAAATATGTTTAATGGTCGCAAGATCGATTATCATCCCTATACGTTTTGTAATCTGGTCACGGTTCACAATTATAAGGATAATGACTTGATACAAGTTTGGCAACAGTTGTGGAGAAATGGGGTGTTTGTGTGTTAA